A segment of the Odoribacter splanchnicus DSM 20712 genome:
ATTCGGTTTGAGCGGCAAAATTTAAAGCGCCGGAAAATGAAAGAGTAACAGCGGACAAAGCGATAAAAATCAAATTCAGATCGCTTTATCCGCTGTTACTGTCATCATCTAATACAAAAGGCTGTCACGGAGAAACTCCGGTTTTCTTTTCTGCGTACAACCGGAAAATAAAAATTTATATCATGACAGCAAATCGAAAAAAAGCACCCGAATATCTGAAAGACGATCATCTTAGTGTCGGTACAAAAGAATATCTCAAAGTATTGAATTCAGGTGACAAGCCGGTGGAATCGCTCTCTGTTCCGGAAGCCAGAAAGGTGTTGGTAACAGCACAAGCCAGCGTAAAAACAGACCTTTCCGGCATTGAAGAATCGGAAAAAACAATCACAGTGGACGATCACATGCTCCGTCTGAATATCCTCCGTCCTCAAGGTTCTAAGGAAAAGTTACCGGTATTCATCTTCATCCACGGTGGAGGCTGGGTATTAGGAGATTACCCCACCCACAAACGTCTGGCCCGTGATCTGGTAGTCGAGTCCGGTTACGCCTGTGTGTTCGTCAATTACACGCCTTCGCCCGAAGCCAAATTTCCACAAGCGATCGATGAAATATATGCAGCGACCTGTTGGGTGGCCGAGCATGGGGATGAAATTCATGTAGACGGTCACCGCCTCGGTATCGTCGGCAACAGCG
Coding sequences within it:
- a CDS encoding alpha/beta hydrolase, with amino-acid sequence MTANRKKAPEYLKDDHLSVGTKEYLKVLNSGDKPVESLSVPEARKVLVTAQASVKTDLSGIEESEKTITVDDHMLRLNILRPQGSKEKLPVFIFIHGGGWVLGDYPTHKRLARDLVVESGYACVFVNYTPSPEAKFPQAIDEIYAATCWVAEHGDEIHVDGHRLGIVGNSVGGNMTIVTSMLAKEQKGPEIKVQILMWPVTDANFDWESYDLYGEQRFLTIPLMQWMFDQYLTEQDDRLNPHLSPVQASTEELQGLPPTLIEVAENDILRDQGEALGRRLDEAGVDVTTIRFNGVIHDWGMLNGFATLPPTRSLILFSAAMLKRYLE